Genomic DNA from Magnolia sinica isolate HGM2019 chromosome 4, MsV1, whole genome shotgun sequence:
acgattgaatcccaccattaaattGGAAGCGGATTCCATTCCCTTAAaactggaagcagattggctggtgtaccacgcaccagctatatagctgctgcaggtACGTATCGTGCGAAGACGTGCACTAATGttgctcgagctccgagttgtacgaacggttcaaaggagatcaaagttacatgggccccacagtgatgtatttataatatctacactgttcatctttttttagagatcattttagagcattatccaaaaaatgaatcatgccCAAAGataatctggaccacaccacaaatggtagtggagatattgattttcacggttacaaaatttgtagggcccaccataatgtttattttgcatcaaatctatccataaggtcacaaagacctgaatgaagagaaaaaacaaatttcatattgatccaaaacttctgtgaccccaaaaagggtttcaatggtagacgttcaatatcccactgctttttgcagtgtggtccacttgatagttagatctgtcttatttttcgtctcaagccttaagagagcttgccaaattgatggatggttttgatataacaaataccttgtgatcagacccacagaacttgcttatgTATACAGCAGCGATACAGCTGGTGTgagaggacgcggattagatagatactgacaagttgagtagcgagtcggctactgaagtgacgtcaccaagttctgtggccgatatgttatatccacactgtccatccatttttagatatcattttagggtatgaaccaatgaatcaatcaaataaaaatctgttgtggaccccaccaaagaagagtgattcccaccgttgaaactatcctaaggcccatcataatctttatttgaaatccaacctgttcaaaagttaaaaaacacattaattaagggaaaacacaaatatcagcttgatctaaaacttctgtggcctttagaagtttttaatggtgggtgtcactgtcctactattttctatgctggggtccactagagctttggatttaactcgttctttggatattgccctaaaatgatctcttcaaatggatggaaggtgtggatgtaaaacatgcatcatggtggggcccacggaacttgccgacgtcacttcagcagctaGTCTCGCGACTCAACCTGTGAGTatactcaacccgtcagtagctaatcccctCCCGGACGCGAGAGAAATTTCCTTTTTACGAAATTCTCTCTTCTCCGGAAAATCGCAATCAATCTCATCTTCCGTAAAAAACTTTCCAgaaatttatctttttctttttcaaatccgaACCGAAATCTCCGTAAATCTCGGTGAAATCAAGTTCGCTTTCAAATCTCTTTCGTTGAAGAAAGCAAAAGGgttttttaaaagggttttcttaTCTCGGATAATTCAGAGCTATCAACAGCGATTTGCCACTAAATCTAGCCGAAATCCACTTCCGCGGGTAGATCGGGAGAAAAAGAAGGTAAGAGATcttttttgtatatattttttgtatttatttcaatttttttttttcaatattaagGAGAACGATAGCTATTTTTTCGAAAAAATCGCCCATATTTCGTCGACatttggaagagaaacgaaaacttggggtttcggtatcgccggTTCaacgacaccgataatatcgccgataatatcgattTCTCGTCGACAATGAAAACACTGATTCACTACATACCgcagctatttaaaacactgggtggGACACACAACAAAGAGCAAAATGTGCTTCAAGCCTAAAACCTATATATTCACTACTttgttgcccacttaaattataGAATGGCTTGAATTTAGGTGTCCTTTCATCCTCATTGGGCACATTTCTTGAATTGGTTGAATGACATATAAATGACACTATGCATCCCACTGTGGGCATTGCCCTCAATGTCCCCATCGTTCCCTATATATGGTCCACATGAATTATGGATCATGCTGGATTTTTGGATTTAGGCCTAACATTGAGGGGCACttctaatggatgggttggatggcacttACACATCATGacgggccccacacagctcaaacATATGGTGATCTCTATAAGTTCAAATGCATGTGACCATTCCATCCTATAAAAAGACATCAACTGAAACTCAAGATGCACAAGGAACACTGAAAAGACCGATATACAGTGAAAAGATAAGAAGGTTGTATCACGTTGGCAGCCGCGGTCAAACTTTGCCATAACTTTTTCTTATGAATCCTGACAATCTGACATGGAGTgcaatggtggaacaagattcatgtagcagaCCTCAATTAGTTGGCACATAAggcgaagatgatgatgatgatgatgatgaataaacTCAGAAAGAAACAAAGATATTGCctatgagagagaaagaaactgAAAACTGCTTCCCTGCATCACTGCAGGTAGCAATCTATTGAGGATGCACTAGTTCTTACAAAAGCTGAATCATATAAATGCCATCAAGAAGGATACCCAAGTATGCTAGCTTCCCATCATTTGTCCGTAGAAGGTTTCCAGGATGAGGATCTGCATGGTAGAATCCATATTCTAGCAGCTGAGTTAGTGAGCAATATACTCCTGCCTGTTGAATGCCAAAAGACAAGCCCTCCCCATAAGTAACCTTGCCAAAGAAAATAGAGATAGGCAATGTGCTTCAAGACAAAAGAAGGTAACAAAAACATTCATTGCTTTTGACAAACAGACCTCAATCAAGTAAAGATCCTTCACTTCAGATAACTTTTTCCCCTACATACATGTGCACACAAAAGGAAGCAACATTTGCAAGAAAAGCTTAGCAAGATACATATTTCAACATCAATACGAAGGTTAAGTATAGAAGATGAGGTTGGAGGGCTACAAAGTACCTCAACCCATTCCATAATTAAGACCCTGCGACTACTCTGCTCCAAATACATTTTTGGTACAAAAACATCTTGTAATTCCCCATACAAATTTCTGCTTAGATACACGACAAACAAAAGGAAGAACAATTCCTCAATATTAGATCATCCACCAATTTAAGACCATAAAACAGGAAGAATTTTGGTCACAGGTGACCAAAGAAACAGAGATGTAGAATCATTGAAATGTAAATACCTCGCAGTATTCTCCAGTAGATTTAGAATGGCTCAAAGTAAGTGCGTGACTAGAAAAGCCTATTAGACCATTTATAATATGATTTTAGACagataataatttttatttttatttttttaagataatAGGATGTTCTGAGTATGGATGATAACTGAAATTTCACTTCCAGATGAGGTTATCAAAGCAGAGTTGGTCAACATTGAGCATGAGTTTTCTGGAATAGGATGAGATCCACCAGGAAAACTGTGCGATTTCTGGAACAGGGATAAAACAGAGGAAACTAGGAAAAGGATATGAAAGGTGAAGTGGAGAAAATTTTGGGTACAGAGACTGAAGAAtatgtatatattaaaaaaaagaaaaaaaagagtggcTTAATGAAGAGGAGGAAAGGGAGAAGTGACTGCTAAACTTGAGGGAAAGTGTTAGAGAGATAAATAGTAATTTTCTTATACTTAAACCATGAAGGGGGGTTATTTTAATTCACACTCACCATAGTTACATTGGCTATTTTGTTTTTCACTTAGTGGGTAATGATCACAAGCCTAATTGTTGTGCTTCTGAATACTCAATGTAACTCATGAGCCTACTTCGGGCCAACGTTGTTTCCTTGTTTCTTTTTGTTTCTCCAATAACATCTGATCTGGAAAGGCAAGAAATTCAATTTATTTATGTGAGTTTGTACCAACAACTGAAGGAAGGTTAACAGAGGATGCACTGTCTAAACATCAACTGCTACACAAATTCTGGATGGTAGATGCAGTAAACCAGCCATGAGAGCAAATCTAAAGCCATGACATTGAAACAAATTTGTCTCGATACGGGGAATACAACTTTCTGTGCACACACTGGACCACTTTTAACAGTTATAAGCATGGAATACAACTATCAAAAAGTACAACCACAAATAGTTCGGTTCTTAATTTCATAAAGCAAGCATGTCTTTCAGCTAAATAATTCAATACTTCCAATCACCCGGTTTTCTTGCTTGCCTCAGTTGGGGAGTGAAAAACAGAAGAACTATGTGCTATATTTCCTCAAACTTGATAATGTGTTATGCTGCAGGCAAGATGAACCTCTCTTTTTTTCTTGCCACGTGTGTGAGGGTAGGTGGGCGGGGTTACATTCTATGATAACATGTCCAATTTACGCCTTCAGATGAATAATTGAAGATGCTTGATGGTCCTATCTCCTATATGTTCCATTTACACATTATAAGCCTTAACCAGGGAGATATCATATTTTGCATTCGTGGAATGCAGATGTAAATACTAGGGTGTATATCATCTGAAAAATTAGTGCCTGCCACGAACCACCGTTGCCATGTCCAATTTACACCTTCAGATGAATAATTGAAGATGCTTGATGGTCCTATCTCCTATATGTTCCATTTACACATTATAACTTAACTACGGAGATATCATATTTTGCATTCGTGGAATGCAGATGTAAATACTAGGGTGTAAATCATCAGAAAATTTAGTGCCTGCCACGATCCACCGTTGCCATGCAGAAATAGATGAGGAAGAcaataaataaatacaagcaAGAAACATCTTGTGATAGTAGCAGCGCAAAATTCATGAACGAAATGTGGGAAAGAAGAAGCAAGAAACTTTGGAATTGTCAGGAGGAAACAATTTTCCTGGTAACTATGCCACAAAGCACTTTCTAATAATCAAAATGCATAGAGGACCATCCAAATACAGTAAGATATTGGATACAAGTAACATCCATTCTTGAAAACAAGATCCTACCTAAATTTCAGACCGTTCCTGGCTTCTGCCCTGTAGTCCATCTCCTGCATTCAATGTGATTTACCTGTATTCAATGCGAAGTCCTATGAATATAACTCAAATATTTAGCAAATGAATATTATCATTGTAGCATCAGTCTTTTTAATTCTTCTTTAGAACCAAGATGCCAAGGCAAAGCATTCAAGCGATTGCTGAGATATCAACCACGGAACCAGTCCAATTATATAACAGTCCTTGCATGGACAGCTAAGGATCTGGTATGATGAACCAAGTACGGCTGAATAGCTATGGCCTAGGAACTAGTATCCTCTTATTTctatagtgacaaatctcattctcagcaatttctcaggagattttcagattttaatgttTCTTGGaatattattgggaaaatctccctgaaaaatatataattaaaacaTCTTTGAAATTAATAAATCgttctaaaattttaaatatatgtgtgtaatgattattcaaatttaaataaatttactGTTAATGTCATGATGGAAATATGGAAATTAAGCACCGGCAATGTGTTGCAATTCTCGTGATATCGATGGGATAATCTTTTGATTGATATTTAGCAAATATATCGTAAGAATTGAAAGCTCAGTTACATTTGCCACAATGCTTCTTTCAAATGCTTATGAAACTTATTAAGTCAAATTAACCTATAATTGCTTAGATTTGAGGTACTTGTTTCAATTCAGCTCCATATAGCCATCACAAAGTTCTTTattctcaaaatttaaaataaaagagCATTTCATTGTATCAGAGTAAACCTTCATTGTGTCATTAAAAGGACCACAGGAAAAAAATTATTACTTCAAAACCAGTAAAAGCATACGCTCTTGCCAACATCCAGATTACTTTAGTAGGCTTTAAGGAGCTGAATATATACCCGAAAAAGGCTTGATGCCCATTCGTCGACCACTGCCTGCAAGTGAAGTTCCTCAATTATTCAATATCATCAACCTTGTATCAGAAAAATGGGGGTCTTTGATTTGGGGTTATCATACCAGACAATTTGAAAGAATGACTCAGTTAAACCTGCTAACCGCAGAACGCACTTTTCAGTTGACCAGTAAAAATTGTGGAATTACCTGAAGATCAGTGTTAAACTTCCCAGCTCTCCGTATAAACCCTGCAAGATATCGGAGGATAAAAATGTCCAAAGAAATGGCTGCTTGAACTCCCGGCCTCTGCACTTTGACAGCAACAAACTCTCCGCTAGGACGAAGGCTAGCCTTATAAACCTAAGAATTGAGAAAGTTGCAAGCTGAATTCGTTCAAATATTCGAACTAAACTGCCTCAAATGGGTTCAAGACCCCATACCAAAATGAGCCCTAACTGATAAGCAGGATAACCAGTACGACCTGCCCTAGGGATGCTGCGGCAATAGGCTCTGATGTGATCTCTGAGAAAAGCATATCTATTGGTAACCCAAGCTCTTTCTCTATGGTATTGAAAGCGATTTCAGTTGAGAAAGGTGCTATTCGATCTTGCAACAGCGAAAGCTCATCCAGATATGCTGGAGGTATCACATCCTACAGGAAGCAGCTTATTTACTGAAAAGGAAAGACTGCACAAAAAGCTTTGTACAAAtggaaacaaagaaaagaaaaaaaggagggaAGAAAGAGCAAGTGGAAACAGAACATATAAAACTAATCTTTGAAGATACGAAACAAGGTGGATCTGACTGCTTGCTATATTCAATTAGTTGATTGGTATAAAAACTCTAAAAGGAGATTCTGTGAGTAGacaattccaaggaatttttgtataaattatttaaaatcatTTTTGTTGTTACCTAACTAGAGGTAAGACCCGGGATCAGCCATGGAGTGATGATGAaataaatgataataaaaaataaaaaatcattttcttGTTAGTATGAAAGCATGACATTAAAACAAGAAGAGAAGTTGCGATATGCAGAATCAATGGCATTCATTGATTACACTTTGAAGCAGTGTAAGTTTGACATCAACGGATTCACTGGTGTCAGACTCACACGTGGTGTGAAGCAGCATGTTGGCAGCAAACTTGATATACAAACATGATTCTAACTTGAACTGCTAATAGTGAAAGATATTTTAATGCAAAATGGTGAACACTACCTATTCTTTTAATTATAGGAGACTCTAATTCCATACATGTGGGAGATGTATGCAGAAAAGATACAGACAATTTAATTGGTGGGCCTTACTGTCTATAGCCCATGTAGCTCAAAACCACACCAATTGCATTAGCAGCCTTATCTGTGaacctagggctgtcaatgggctgggttcgggccaggcaaaatcaaaatttcgaAAGGCCTGGcccgaacagttcaaaatctgggctgaagccaaccccaggcctggcccattgacagccctatgtgAATCCCAACCATCAATTTTTCCTAGAGCCAATTGACTGACCTGAAAAGTCTGATTGTatgattaggatcatctgattggcaTGACTTCTGGATAATGGCCAATGAAATATGTGTTCACCTGATGAATCGTTCAGACTGGAATACTGGATACATATGTGCCAAGTGAAGGGGCTAATGTCAAGGATAACAAGATAAGGAAAAAGCATTTGTCGCTGTATACTTTCTCTTAGTGTAAATATGTTCATTAAGTATACTTTGACTCCTTACACTGTTGGATTGAAGAGGTTCTGTGTTTTCTTGGTAATTTTGACCAAGACATGAGGTTGAAGGTCAGAAGTAAAAATAAGTTCTATGTTTTAATTCCCAATAGAGAAATGCATGCAACCAATCTAACAGGTTAACATTGCTTAAACTAAAGGATATTAAGAGTGGGAGATCTCAATTATGCACAATGCCACAAGATCAACGTCAGCAGACAACCAAGTAAGAGGCATGTTGCTGAAAGGTATCTTAGAATTAAAAGAGTATGAGAAGTTTGATTGCACCAATAGAATGCACCATTCCGTGTATCCAAACATTACGATTGATTATAGGTTGTGATAGTAGCACATTTAAGCTGTCCACATTACTATGTCAACCGGCATATTCAAGAATTAATCAACGGTCTAAATTGTCTACTACATGAACAACAAATAAGCAAACGAACAacttcattttatatatatatatatatagggaaaaggtactatgcgctcgacctcacgagtccgtcccatgaggtcgagctgtgtgggccccaccatgatgcgtttcgaacatctaccccattagtcagatgcaccattccctcgtgggcctaggtctcaaaaatcaagtcaatccgtgacttgtgtgggccacaccacctacagaagtggggaggggccgtgcaccattaaaacattcataatcattttttgggcccaccgagatgtggtttgcaaatccagcccatccattatgtgtgtcccacttggatgagggttcagaccaagtttcaacagcattcaaaactcgggtgggccccaccaagtgcttttatatgttttaacagtgtcttcaaatgattttagatggtatggcccacgtgagttccgtatacggctgatttttgggatatcccataatttagaggggacccatcaaatgcacggtgttgatggtcgacacgcatcacggtggggcccacacagctcgacctcatgggagcttatcgtgaggtcgagcgcatagtaccttttcccacataaatatatatatatatatatatatatattgacatcAAAATTTCGAAAAGGATCAAAAGAAACATCAAAAAATATCATAGGGCCATAAAGTATCATAGATGGAAGATTTAGTTGTGATTTCCGCAAGACGACTAAGCAATAAATCCAGATCATAGGCATCTACTTAGTATCTGCTTATAGATGCTCCAATGATATTATTTCAAATATAATATTCCTGATCCTAACTAACCAATGGCTTATTTATGCCAAGAGGAGTCAACTCACTGGGCGAGATGAGAAAGCTTGAGCAATTTTGACAAATGCCTGTCAAACAAACATATCAACAAAAGAATAAACAAAACCATGAACTAAGAATACATAAATTATAAACACAACAGAAAACTGAAGAAAAAGGCATACCAAAAGAGtcaatcacatccaaaaactCATCCTATAGGAAGTCCTCTTACCACTAAATGTTCCATGCTTAAAAACCTAACTAAAAGAAGTTCTGAAAAGATAGGTGCAAGAAACTGACAAATGCATTCTTAGAGGCAACAGGAATACATCTACAGAAATTATAGTTTTACATGGTCTCTACAAAAATAATGAGggtgcattttcacaccgagctcgagtggggtggcttgtgggatgcaaaggcacactcggggtgggcggcccacggaacccatgaatttggggcctgtgtgaggtgggtggcccgtgtgaggcggaacccatagATTTGAGACCCATGaggggcggaacccatggattcgAGGCCCACGAGGAGGTTTcagccaaggacctaacccatggatttggggcatgaGCTATGaaataaaaggattaattcaccatgctctattagttcgagcttttagagaaagtggttagttgtcctccatcaaattggtatcagagcaggaagtctcgtgttcgagactcctcaccggcaGTGATTAATgcggaggcattttcacaccgggcttgagtggggtggcctgtgggatgcaggggcacactcgaggtgggcggaaGGCGAATCCACAAGTGCGGGAAATGTGGACTGTGGAGGCAAAGGAGAAGGGTTTTGCTACCAACCAGGACTTTCAACCTTTAGTTTCTAAGGGGCGGAAGCTTGACCTTCCAAAGATGGCCATGAACTATAAGGTGATGGTTGGAGATTTTTAATGGGCACTTGATATGACATAAAATATTAGCATAGGCCTCATTTCAATCGATGTGATGGGTGTGTATGTTTTGGATCATAGGAAGTTAAATTTGGACAGACTTTGGAGAATACCACATCACTTGCTTTCTCTCTACGGGCTCTACTAAGACACCATGAGTCATAGGGCTGGGGTCCCATATCTAGGACATCTTGAGATGGATGCCATTTGCGCTTccaactagggctgtcaatgggtgcACAATAAACCCCAACCCATTTTTAACTGGTCTAGGACGGGTCTAGGTCCCAATTTTGGACACATTAGGAAATTGGTTTGGGTTTAGATCTCACCTTCGGACTTGTTTACAAATAAGGTctagttgggtttgggttgggtccacGTGTGGACCCTGTTAAAGTCAAGTTGTGTTTGGGTCAAGTCTAATAACCTTTAGTAGTACAATTATATATATTTAGTATATAGATGATTCTAGCAGCAAAGTAAGTTTTACTAAGCCACACATGTAAAAGAGCCGTGCACCATTTATGCGTAGAAGTGGCACATGTATGTGCAATCAAATCCATCCAGCAGGTGAGCCCAACCATTAAATGCTCTATTTGTACCAAACCCAGCTTGAAACCTAGATCCAACGACCCGATGGGTACCCAAACCCCATCAGATCCAGGTCCAGCTCTTCAAGAACTAGACCTGGAACTGGCAAGACCCAAACCTGGTTAGCCCAAGTACAGGTACAAACTGTCCAATTGACAGCCCTACTTCCAACCTTATAAAGCAACAACTGATGTTCCAATTCATGAGACCAGATGTAATAATGGTAAATGTGCAGCACATGCAGAATGCAATAAATAAATTCTTAAGACCCATTGTCCCAAAACTAATTACCAATTATTCATAAACCTAACCTATCGAATGGACACTGCCAGAACTGCATAATAGTGCTTGAACTATTGAATTCCGATTCTCCtctaaaaaaatttacatttctTTGACAGAGGACTCTAGGAGAGTCACGTGGATGAAAGATGCACCATTGATGTTTAGGACCAGTTTCAATGCAATCCCAAATTAGGACTGGTTTCATGAGATGTAAGCAAAAATAACCATCTGCCAACAAAGTCAAGAATACCTAAACCAGCAATGcccaaacacttccttaggtttTAGAATAGCTTAAGGATTTATAAGATAGAAAAGTACCGGCCCAAGTTCAACTAATATCGCGCGAAGCTCAGCTGCCCTGATCTACAAGAAAGCAAGGCAAATGATATGTATCCATTAAAGACATGAAATCATGTTATAGCATGGCAGTCAAAATAAAGATTTTgattattttttccctttttatctaTCTTTTAGCTTATGATTTCCCAAACGAGTCGTAACAGACAGAAAATCACCTCGAACATCTGATCGGATCTTTCCAACACACTATCGAGATAGCGAAGGCCAAACCACCGCCCGAACGTCACGCCAATCTGGAAAAGACGGCGGATGAGGAGTATCGGCTTCCGACGGTAAATGAAGCCGATCTTCGACGGATCATACTCTACGAGAGATTCCGCTTCCGACGCACCGCCTTCAAACAGATAACCGGAGTATTTCGTGAAGGAGTCGACGGCGGTTAGTTCTGGCAGGGTTTTGGAACATCGGAAGCGGTACTGAAAACGAATCCGGCGGGGTTTACCGAGGAGAAAATGAGATTTGGGAGGAGGGATGGATTTGAAATTGGAGGGAAGGAGGCTGAAATTTGGCGGGAGATGGAGAAGCATTTGGAGGAGAGGGGAAAAGGCAGGAGAgcgaggagagagagaaaacggATGGAAAGAGAATATTTGAACTTGTGGCAGGCTGATGCGTAAAACGGATAAGGGACCGGAATCAGTTATGGAAGGCTCCCCTACAGCACCTGTTTTATGCGGACGCGGATTGCTAGGGACTCGCTACCGGACGGTGTTCCGTgtgccctatcatgatgtatgtgttttatccgctccatccatctatttttccacctAATTAAAGGGCATgaggtagaaaatgagacagatcaaaatctcatgcggacgataccacaggaaaacagtggtgattaaatacccACCGTTAATATCTTCCTGGGGTCATAAAAAGTTGTGGATTAAGCTGATAATttcgttttcctttcatccatgtcattgtgACTTAATTCATAAGTTGAATGTtagataaacattacaatgagctgcagtaagtttttaaaaataggcaTTCAATGAGCGTTGTTTtgctgtgatgtggtccaattgagatttggatctaattatTTATAACGGATGGAGATTGGATTAGCTATGCGCTCTCTATAGTATCTGTACGCAATCCGAGTCAAACGCTCAATGGGCGTCTGGCAGATCATGTTGTATGTGTAGAATCTAGTCTGTCCATTAGGTTTCACCCGTGCTTATAGGCCAACTCAGGCAAGCCACACCATATGGAACAATGAGGGTGGGATCCAACCATAAGTTTGCGCCTGGGCACCATGGTGTGTATTGGACACGGCTTGAACTCTTCTGTGAGTCTCACCATGAttatccatctatccatttttttttaccagatcatttacaggcatgagcccaaaaatgaaacaaatccaactctcacgtggaccacaccacatgaaacaacagtgattaaatgcccaccaccacaaaagttttggatgacgctaatatttatgttttcccttttgtCCAAGTCCATGTGActtaatcaacgggttggatgaaaaataaacattacactagGCCATAGCAAATTTTca
This window encodes:
- the LOC131242166 gene encoding uncharacterized aarF domain-containing protein kinase At1g71810, chloroplastic isoform X1 — translated: MLLHLPPNFSLLPSNFKSIPPPKSHFLLGKPRRIRFQYRFRCSKTLPELTAVDSFTKYSGYLFEGGASEAESLVEYDPSKIGFIYRRKPILLIRRLFQIGVTFGRWFGLRYLDSVLERSDQMFEIRAAELRAILVELGPAFVKIAQAFSSRPDVIPPAYLDELSLLQDRIAPFSTEIAFNTIEKELGLPIDMLFSEITSEPIAAASLGQVYKASLRPSGEFVAVKVQRPGVQAAISLDIFILRYLAGFIRRAGKFNTDLQAVVDEWASSLFREMDYRAEARNGLKFRNLYGELQDVFVPKMYLEQSSRRVLIMEWVEGKKLSEVKDLYLIEAGVYCSLTQLLEYGFYHADPHPGNLLRTNDGKLAYLDFGMMGEFKQELRDGFIEACLHLVNRDFDALAKDFVTLGLLPPTAQKSDVTKALTDVFQSAVNKGVRNISFGDLSGNLGRTMYKFKFQIPSYFSLVIRSLAVLEGIAISFNPNYKVLSSSYPWIARKVLTDNSRQLRSTLQDLLYKEGRFRIDRLESLLTESLRARTEQSLIKKESVDTGSKVVIKQILSFTLTEKGAFVREILLEEFAKGIDALGLATMDSVTSAAISRLPFSHFPSSTMAEEDINNLRTLRRLMLLLSGLQRSENLNDGGKDVIRVDENQKTGLEEALLVLYQLPSAQDFLPILSVIPELPPESQQQLLLLPADLAGRLVSRAVARTIRRVVI